A genome region from Rhinopithecus roxellana isolate Shanxi Qingling chromosome 10, ASM756505v1, whole genome shotgun sequence includes the following:
- the C10H12orf10 gene encoding UPF0160 protein MYG1, mitochondrial: MGHRFLQGLLTLLLPPPPICTRHRMLGLESVPPPKRPRSKLMASPRIGTHNGTFHCDEALACALLRLLPEYRDAEIVRTRDPEKLASCDIVVDVGGEYDPRRHRYDHHQRSFTETMSSLSPGKPWQTKLSSAGLIYLHFGHKLLAQLLCTSEEDSMVGTLYDKMYENFVEEVDAVDNGISQWAEGEPRYALTTTLSARVARLNPTWNQPDQDTEAGFKRAMDLVQEEFLQRLDFYQHSWLPARALVEEALAQRFQVDPSGEIVELAKGGCPWKEHLYHLESGLSPPVAIIFVIYTDQAGQWRVQCVPKEPHSFQSRLPLPEPWRGLRDEALDQVSGIPGCIFVHASGFIGGHRTREGALNMARATLAQRSYLPQMS, translated from the exons ATGGGACACCGCTTCCTGCAGGGCCTTTTAacgctgctgctgccgccgccacCCATCTGTACCCGGCACCGCATGCTCGGCCTAGAGTCCGTCCCGCCCCCAAAACGACCCCGCAGCAAACTCATGGCATCACCCCGAATCGGGACGCACAATGGCACCTTCCACTGCGACGAGGCATTGGCATGCGCACTGCTTCGCCTCCTGCCGGAGTACCGG GATGCAGAGATTGTGCGGACCCGGGATCCCGAAAAACTCGCTTCCTGTGACATCGTGGTGGACGTGGGGGGCGAGTACGACCCTCGGAGACACCGATATGACCATCACCAGAG GTCTTTCACAGAGACCATGAGCTCCCTGTCTCCTGGGAAGCCGTGGCAGACCAAGCTGAGCAGTGCGGGACTCATCTATCTGCACTTCGGGCACAAGCTGCTGGCCCAGTTGCTGTGCACTAGTGAAGAGGACAGCATGGTGGGCACCCTCTATGACAAG ATGTATGAGAACTTTGTGGAGGAGGTGGATGCCGTGGACAATGGGATCTCCCAGTGGGCAGAGGGGGAGCCTCGATATGCACTGACCACTACCCTGAGTGCACGAGTTGCTCGACTTAATCCTACCTggaaccagcctgaccaagacaCAGAG GCAGGGTTCAAGCGTGCAATGGATCTGGTTCAAGAGGAGTTTCTGCAGAGATTAGATTTCTACCAACACAGCTGGCTGCCAGCCCGGGCCTTGGTGGAAGAGGCCCTTGCCCAGCGATTCCAG GTGGACCCAAGTGGGGAGATTGTGGAACTGGCGAAAGGTGGATGTCCCTGGAAGGAGCATCTCTACCACCTGGAATCTGGGCTGTCCCCTCCAGTGGCCATCATCTTTGTTATCTACACTGATCAGGCTGGACAGTGGCGAGTACAGTGTGTGCCCAAGGAGCCCCACTCATTCCAAAGCCG GCTGCCCCTACCAGAGCCATGGCGGGGTCTTCGGGACGAGGCCCTGGACCAGGTCAGTGGGATCCCTGGCTGCATCTTCGTCCATGCAAGCGGCTTCATTGGTGGTCACCGCACCCGAGAGGGTGCCTTGAACATGGCCCGTGCCACATTGGCCCAGCGCTCATACCTCCCACAAATGTCCTAG
- the PFDN5 gene encoding prefoldin subunit 5, whose translation MAQSINITELNLPQLEMLKNQLDQEVEFLSTSIAQLKVVQTKYVEAKDCLNVLNKSNEGKELLVPLTSSMYVPGKLHDVEHVLIDVGTGYYVEKTAEDAKDFFKRKIDFLTKQMEKIQPALQEKHAMKQAVMEMMSQKIQQLTALGAAQATAKA comes from the exons ATGGCGCAGTCTATTAACATCACGGAGCTGAATCTGCCGCAGCTAGAAATGCTCAAGAACCAGCTGGACCAG GAAGTGGAGTTCTTGTCCACGTCCATTGCCCAGCTGAAAGTGGTACAGACCAAGTATGTGGAAGCCAAGGACTGTCTGAACGTGCTGAACAAGAGCAACGAGG GGAAAGAATTACTTGTCCCACTGACGAGTTCT ATGTATGTCCCTGGGAAGCTGCATGATGTGGAACATGTGCTCATCGATGTGGGAACTGGGTACTATGTAGAGAAg ACAGCTGAGGATGCCAAGGACTTCTTCAAGAGGAAGATAGATTTTCTAACCAAACAGATGGAGAAAATCCAACCAGCTCTTCAGGAGAAGCATGCCATGAAACAGG CTGTCATGGAAATGATGAGTCAGAAGATTCAGCAGCTGACAGCCCTGGGAGCAGCTCAGGCTACTGCTAAGGCCTGA